A genomic segment from Myxococcales bacterium encodes:
- a CDS encoding RNA methyltransferase: MSLDNIRIVLVEPQHPGNIGAVARAMKTMAMKSLYIVRPVNFPSHDAERRAVGAIDTLIAAKIVSNLEDAIGDCPTVVGTTSRNRAHPHPTLSARTCGERLVRDATDRAPVAVLFGPERTGLSNHDMNACNFQLAIPTNPEFPSLNLASAVQLLCYEIFLASDQFQPPDPKSIDYPPQSDMEFFYKYLEETLDSRDFLVDAGRDIALAKIRRLFGRSRPRVGELKLLHSLVKLMRRDLD; this comes from the coding sequence TTGAGCCTCGACAACATTCGCATCGTTCTCGTTGAACCTCAGCACCCCGGCAACATTGGCGCGGTTGCCCGGGCGATGAAGACGATGGCGATGAAGAGCCTCTACATCGTTCGCCCCGTAAACTTCCCATCCCACGATGCCGAGCGTCGCGCGGTCGGGGCGATCGACACCTTGATTGCTGCCAAGATCGTGTCGAACCTCGAGGATGCGATTGGAGACTGTCCGACCGTGGTCGGGACGACATCTCGCAACCGCGCACACCCCCATCCAACCCTCAGTGCGAGAACCTGCGGCGAGAGACTCGTGCGCGACGCCACAGATCGCGCACCCGTCGCGGTACTGTTTGGTCCAGAGCGAACTGGCCTCAGCAACCACGACATGAACGCATGCAATTTCCAACTTGCGATTCCAACCAACCCCGAGTTCCCGTCGCTCAACCTCGCATCCGCTGTGCAATTGCTCTGTTACGAAATTTTTCTGGCCTCGGACCAGTTCCAGCCACCCGACCCCAAGTCAATTGACTACCCGCCTCAGAGCGACATGGAATTTTTCTACAAATACCTGGAGGAGACGCTGGATTCGCGAGATTTTCTCGTCGACGCCGGGCGCGATATCGCCCTGGCAAAAATCCGCAGACTGTTTGGGCGGTCGCGGCCGCGGGTAGGAGAGCTCAAGCTACTCCACAGCTTGGTGAAGTTGATGAGGCGAGACCTGGACTGA
- a CDS encoding DUF3820 family protein, which yields MADSKNSPALLVNVPDPSMMYDLARMPMPFGRFKGRVLIDLPEPYVVWFKKNGFPKGRLGELLGMLYEVKANGLEPLFDELRNPKRPRNLKHLEPALRYRQK from the coding sequence ATGGCTGATTCCAAAAACTCCCCGGCATTGCTTGTAAATGTCCCAGACCCTTCGATGATGTATGACCTGGCGCGCATGCCCATGCCGTTCGGCCGTTTCAAGGGAAGAGTCCTGATCGATCTTCCAGAGCCGTATGTCGTCTGGTTCAAGAAGAACGGTTTTCCGAAGGGCAGGCTGGGCGAGTTGTTGGGGATGCTCTACGAAGTGAAGGCCAACGGCCTCGAGCCGCTTTTCGATGAGTTGCGCAACCCGAAGCGTCCACGAAATCTAAAACACCTGGAGCCAGCTCTTCGCTATCGTCAAAAGTGA
- a CDS encoding lytic transglycosylase domain-containing protein, which translates to MTSERKQHTLMLVLLIPLLVSAGTPPPVVLEAREFVPIPPPHYVEVRDFLASRRTRLPDSEIKVLTRTILDEARRSGIEPRLILGLIHVESSGNSRAVSRVGALGLMQLRPDTAAAMARELEIQWDGPESLFDPNLNVRLGVRYLTRLIDRFGDIDVALAAYNFGPTRIARAIRRGRPVPVRYSDKVHRAYLATTVSTTALI; encoded by the coding sequence ATGACGAGCGAGCGCAAGCAACACACCCTGATGCTGGTTCTTCTGATTCCACTTCTGGTCTCCGCAGGGACCCCGCCCCCAGTTGTTCTCGAAGCACGAGAGTTCGTTCCGATACCCCCGCCACACTATGTAGAGGTGAGAGACTTTCTCGCGTCTCGTCGCACTCGGCTCCCCGATTCGGAAATCAAAGTTTTGACCCGTACGATTCTCGACGAAGCGCGCCGAAGTGGCATCGAGCCGCGTTTGATCCTCGGCTTGATCCACGTCGAGAGCAGCGGAAACTCGAGGGCCGTATCCCGGGTGGGTGCGTTGGGTCTGATGCAGTTGCGTCCCGACACCGCTGCCGCCATGGCGCGAGAACTCGAGATTCAATGGGATGGGCCGGAGAGTCTTTTCGATCCCAATCTCAATGTTCGCCTGGGTGTGCGTTATCTGACCCGATTGATTGACCGGTTCGGCGATATCGATGTCGCCCTTGCCGCCTACAACTTTGGACCCACCCGCATCGCCCGGGCGATCCGCCGAGGGCGTCCGGTGCCGGTTCGTTACTCCGACAAGGTGCACCGCGCATACCTTGCAACTACAGTTTCAACGACAGCCTTGATCTAG
- a CDS encoding alkane 1-monooxygenase, with product MSLEPSTSSVSPEAAEHALSWPAVSWIWTRHLTSLLFPISTLAFLWTGPHPWYVAPLFMLPSVFLLDIDSNATVERRQPVASTPGWPFDGLVYFLAGLQLLIVFELARMYAIQGFFSVDTAMVLLVVGGSSGFSIINAHELIHRNNLFERTLGRLVLASVLQEHFYTEHLRGHHVKVGLPDDPATARFGESYEAFYRRTVPAQMRSAWRIEAKRLGDPNMPFFDVRTLGNRVLHGIVVGWGIGFAIWFQFGPASFAVFLVQAFMASRLLEVVNYFEHWGLRRTARRIRPSDSWDTHSWFTYYGLTGLSRHADHHREPARPFQQLQVFEEAPVLPTGYIGLIFMMTGRNHEFQQQAVRELMQRELGPFSPETEPEEAERAHETARKILAHTKPPHAGLFGPNAEGERGLRVVLPRIAILLGVVLVLTVGVQFENPGALSFVGRFALDAWILAAFYTMIRVYRRLSDTKSSEGLRWSAAMGMLFTIGTITTNVIGF from the coding sequence GTGTCGCTCGAACCCTCTACTTCATCTGTTTCCCCCGAAGCCGCGGAACACGCGCTGAGCTGGCCAGCTGTTTCCTGGATCTGGACTCGCCACCTCACATCTCTGTTGTTCCCGATCAGCACGTTGGCGTTTCTGTGGACGGGCCCCCATCCCTGGTACGTCGCACCTCTATTCATGTTGCCTTCCGTGTTCTTACTCGACATCGATTCGAATGCAACCGTAGAACGACGACAGCCGGTGGCGAGCACGCCCGGGTGGCCCTTCGATGGATTGGTCTACTTTCTCGCCGGTCTGCAACTCTTGATCGTCTTCGAACTCGCGCGGATGTACGCGATCCAGGGTTTCTTCTCGGTCGACACCGCGATGGTGTTGCTCGTCGTCGGGGGGAGTTCTGGGTTTTCGATCATCAACGCCCACGAACTCATTCACCGAAACAATCTCTTTGAGCGAACATTGGGTCGGCTCGTGCTCGCGTCGGTTCTGCAGGAGCACTTCTACACCGAGCATCTGCGAGGCCATCACGTAAAGGTCGGCTTGCCCGACGACCCGGCGACCGCCCGCTTCGGCGAGTCCTACGAGGCCTTCTACCGCAGAACCGTGCCGGCCCAGATGCGCAGCGCCTGGCGAATCGAAGCCAAGCGTCTCGGCGACCCCAACATGCCTTTCTTCGACGTACGCACCCTGGGCAACCGGGTGCTGCATGGGATCGTGGTCGGTTGGGGAATCGGCTTTGCGATCTGGTTTCAGTTTGGACCTGCATCCTTTGCAGTCTTCCTGGTTCAAGCCTTCATGGCATCGCGCCTGCTCGAGGTCGTCAACTATTTCGAACATTGGGGTCTGCGCAGAACCGCACGCCGGATACGGCCAAGCGACTCCTGGGACACTCATTCTTGGTTTACCTATTACGGACTGACGGGCCTGTCTCGCCACGCGGATCACCACCGCGAGCCCGCGCGACCGTTTCAACAGCTGCAAGTGTTTGAAGAAGCGCCCGTTCTCCCGACCGGGTACATCGGACTGATCTTCATGATGACGGGTAGGAATCATGAATTCCAACAGCAAGCGGTTCGAGAGCTCATGCAGCGAGAGCTCGGCCCGTTCAGCCCAGAGACCGAGCCCGAAGAAGCCGAGCGTGCCCACGAAACCGCGCGAAAGATTCTTGCCCACACGAAACCACCCCACGCTGGCCTCTTTGGACCCAACGCCGAGGGCGAGCGCGGCCTTCGCGTCGTACTGCCGAGAATCGCAATCCTGCTGGGTGTCGTGTTGGTATTGACCGTGGGCGTGCAGTTCGAGAACCCCGGAGCGCTTTCATTCGTCGGGCGGTTTGCGCTCGACGCATGGATCCTCGCTGCGTTCTACACAATGATTCGGGTGTACCGCCGCCTATCGGATACGAAGTCAAGCGAAGGCCTGCGCTGGAGTGCTGCCATGGGCATGCTTTTCACGATCGGGACGATCACGACGAACGTAATCGGCTTTTAA
- a CDS encoding DUF1990 domain-containing protein produces the protein MIRFCRPSQIEIDDHLSLSDSSFSYPEVGATATSASLDSIAVHYDVDRHRFSLGIGRDLFERARTSLLAWRQFEIPWLEFHGDKTQPKSDQIVATLTRFAGLWFLNPCRVVYAECADDTSNEAVFAYGTLPGHVERGEERFAVSFDPTTGEVSYEILAFSRPAVPLSKIGYFWVRRLQKRFALSSAEALTRACQLGAS, from the coding sequence GTGATTCGGTTTTGCCGTCCGTCCCAAATTGAGATCGACGATCACCTGAGTCTTTCCGACAGCTCGTTCAGTTATCCCGAAGTAGGAGCGACCGCGACTTCCGCTTCTCTCGATTCCATCGCAGTCCACTACGACGTAGACCGGCACCGTTTTTCATTGGGGATCGGTCGCGATCTCTTTGAGCGGGCTCGAACATCTTTGTTGGCGTGGCGACAGTTCGAGATTCCCTGGCTCGAGTTTCATGGCGACAAGACGCAACCGAAATCCGATCAGATTGTCGCAACCTTGACCCGTTTTGCTGGTCTTTGGTTCCTCAACCCGTGCCGAGTCGTCTACGCGGAATGTGCCGACGACACCTCCAACGAAGCGGTCTTCGCGTATGGCACGCTTCCGGGTCACGTCGAGCGGGGTGAGGAACGATTCGCGGTCAGCTTCGATCCGACAACCGGGGAAGTGAGCTACGAAATACTCGCATTCTCACGTCCCGCGGTCCCTCTCTCGAAGATCGGCTATTTCTGGGTTCGCCGGCTTCAGAAACGCTTCGCGCTGTCTTCCGCCGAGGCGCTGACACGAGCCTGCCAGCTGGGCGCAAGCTAG
- a CDS encoding sulfotransferase, with the protein MSNDTSQIRFDPEALLEDARGNTQLADFGPGDFRPALDVLLRTYDSHITSTKGRKKAYRRVVGLLATRLRVAEALRKYPEIKERPINSPMVLTGMPRSGTSALFNLLGADPSARALLLWETQFPDPMEGLAPGASDPRHDAIEAYYKQSRKENPEFTKMHFSSADTPEECVLLHAYSLGGVHFGTEVMLEPYGSWYRKQDLHEMYSYYRLLLQMLDWQRPGDRWLLKAPAHMWGIDSLIDTFPDVSIVWSHRDPLACTASICSMTHMLMQDQVEMSKQELGPIVMDFYATSLERGLALRDQCDPARFIDVKHDSFVADSMGVVGQIYDHFDLELGDAARQAMNTHIAAHPKGQHGKHQYQLDDWGLTVEDVTTRFVPYIDRFDIDMG; encoded by the coding sequence TTGAGCAATGACACGAGTCAAATCCGCTTTGACCCCGAAGCCCTGCTTGAAGATGCGCGCGGCAATACGCAGCTCGCCGACTTCGGTCCGGGAGATTTCCGCCCAGCGCTCGATGTCCTGCTCCGCACCTACGACAGCCACATCACCAGTACCAAGGGACGCAAAAAAGCGTACCGTCGCGTCGTTGGCCTGTTGGCCACGCGACTTCGCGTCGCGGAGGCGCTGCGGAAGTATCCCGAGATCAAAGAGCGGCCGATAAATTCTCCGATGGTGCTCACGGGCATGCCCCGCTCGGGGACCTCTGCGCTCTTCAACCTGCTCGGCGCCGACCCATCCGCACGAGCGCTGTTGTTGTGGGAGACCCAGTTCCCGGATCCGATGGAAGGCCTTGCACCCGGAGCCAGCGATCCGCGCCACGATGCCATCGAGGCCTACTACAAACAGAGCCGGAAAGAGAATCCCGAGTTCACCAAGATGCACTTCTCCAGCGCGGACACTCCCGAAGAGTGCGTACTGCTCCACGCCTATTCCCTGGGCGGCGTACACTTCGGCACCGAAGTCATGCTGGAACCGTACGGTTCCTGGTACCGGAAGCAGGATTTGCACGAGATGTATTCCTACTACCGTCTGCTGCTGCAGATGCTCGACTGGCAGCGCCCGGGGGACCGCTGGCTCTTGAAGGCACCGGCGCATATGTGGGGCATCGATTCGCTGATCGACACCTTTCCCGACGTTTCAATCGTATGGAGTCACCGCGACCCGCTGGCCTGCACGGCTTCTATTTGTTCGATGACCCACATGCTGATGCAAGATCAGGTTGAGATGTCGAAGCAAGAGCTCGGCCCGATCGTGATGGACTTCTACGCCACGTCCCTCGAGCGCGGGCTCGCGTTGCGGGACCAATGCGACCCCGCGCGCTTCATCGACGTCAAACACGATAGTTTCGTAGCGGACTCGATGGGAGTCGTGGGGCAGATCTACGATCACTTCGACCTGGAACTCGGCGATGCAGCAAGACAGGCGATGAACACCCACATCGCGGCCCACCCAAAAGGGCAGCACGGGAAACACCAGTATCAGTTGGACGACTGGGGCTTGACCGTCGAGGATGTAACGACGCGCTTTGTACCCTATATCGACCGCTTCGACATCGATATGGGCTGA